From the Pseudomonas baltica genome, one window contains:
- a CDS encoding FAD-binding and (Fe-S)-binding domain-containing protein — MIAYLPLQSTLPQRYQEFLRQLAQAGFKGEIADDLGLRTVLATDNSIYQRLPQAAVFPRDEADVQCLARLAARPEYSTVVLTPRGGGTGTNGQSLTDGIVVDLSRHLNNILEINVEQRWVRVQSGVVKDQLNAALKPQGLFFAPELSTSNRATIGGMISTDASGQGSCTYGKTRDHVLDLRTILLDGTPLDSGAIDAAALQTASARNDRIGAIYRCAAQIAEHEAERIQAIFPKLNRCLTGYDLAHLRDGQGQFNLNSVLCGSEGSLGFIVEARLNVLPIPRHSILVNVRYAGFMDALRDANALMAHKPLSIETVDSKVLLLAMQDIVWHGVAEYFPADEQTPTLGINLIEFSGDDHAELEQRVHDFIQHLETDTSVVRLGHTLAIGAQAVGRVYGMRKRAVGLLGNVEGEARPQPFVEDTAVPPQHLAEYIAEFRALLDSHGLQYGMFGHVDAGVLHVRPILDMKDPAQAALIRPLSNAVAALAQKHGGLLWGEHGKGLRSQYVPEYFGELYPALQALKAAFDPGNQLNPGKIATPSSVPDARLTAVDEVTLRGELDRTIDERVWQHYESAVHCNGNGACYNFDPNDAMCPSWKATRNRIHSPKGRASLIREWLRRQGEQGVNVLDGAAKVRPLVARLWNTLRGRGDFSHEVYDAMAGCLACKSCAGQCPVKVNVPDFRARFLELYHSRYLRPLKDYLIGSLEFSIPHLAHFPRAYNAVMGAAPVRWLLEHGAGMVDSPLFSAVDFQAACNRWQVKLATPRALAVLSDTERQRSVVLVQDAFTRYFETPLLAEWLETLSRLGYQVYLAPFMANGKPLQVQGFLGAFAKAARRNAQSLLQLQACGVPLVGLDPAMTLVYRQEYAKTLGGDNAPNVALPQEWLAGVLPKADADATGETWQFLPHCTEKTNAPNSIEAWRQVFEKFGARLEVLPSGCCGMSGTYGHEARNLQTSQVIYGQSWQPLVARHGQQGRLLADGYSCRSQVKRQDGRSLQHPLQVVLANLRARAAVQ, encoded by the coding sequence ATGATTGCCTATCTCCCGCTTCAATCGACCTTGCCGCAGCGTTATCAGGAATTTCTGCGCCAGCTGGCCCAGGCGGGCTTCAAGGGTGAGATCGCTGACGATCTCGGCTTGCGCACCGTGTTGGCCACCGATAACTCGATCTATCAGCGCCTGCCCCAGGCGGCAGTGTTCCCACGCGACGAGGCCGATGTGCAGTGCCTGGCGCGCCTCGCCGCCCGGCCCGAATACAGCACCGTGGTGCTCACGCCCCGTGGCGGCGGCACCGGCACCAACGGCCAGTCGCTGACGGACGGCATCGTCGTCGACCTGTCACGGCATTTGAACAATATTCTCGAAATCAACGTCGAGCAGCGCTGGGTGCGGGTGCAAAGTGGCGTGGTCAAGGACCAGCTCAACGCCGCGCTCAAGCCCCAAGGGCTGTTCTTCGCCCCCGAGCTGTCGACGTCCAACCGCGCCACCATCGGCGGCATGATCAGCACCGACGCCAGCGGTCAGGGCAGTTGCACCTACGGCAAGACCCGCGACCACGTGCTCGATCTGCGCACCATCCTGCTCGACGGCACACCGCTGGACAGCGGCGCGATCGATGCCGCCGCGCTGCAAACAGCAAGCGCACGCAACGATCGCATTGGCGCGATCTATCGCTGCGCCGCGCAGATCGCCGAACACGAAGCCGAGCGCATCCAGGCGATCTTTCCCAAACTCAACCGCTGCCTGACTGGCTACGACCTGGCGCACCTGCGCGACGGGCAGGGCCAGTTCAACCTCAACAGCGTGCTGTGCGGCTCCGAAGGCTCGCTGGGCTTTATCGTCGAAGCGCGGCTGAACGTCTTGCCGATCCCGCGTCATTCGATTCTGGTCAACGTGCGCTACGCCGGCTTCATGGATGCGCTGCGCGATGCCAACGCGCTGATGGCGCACAAGCCGCTGTCCATCGAGACCGTCGACTCCAAGGTCCTGCTGCTGGCCATGCAGGACATCGTCTGGCATGGCGTGGCCGAGTACTTCCCGGCGGATGAACAGACCCCCACCCTGGGCATCAACCTCATCGAGTTCAGCGGTGACGATCACGCCGAGCTCGAACAGCGCGTGCACGATTTTATCCAGCACCTGGAAACCGACACCTCGGTGGTGCGCCTGGGGCACACCCTGGCGATCGGCGCGCAGGCGGTGGGTCGCGTGTATGGCATGCGCAAACGCGCGGTAGGCCTGCTGGGCAATGTCGAAGGTGAAGCGCGGCCGCAGCCGTTCGTGGAAGACACCGCCGTGCCGCCGCAGCATCTGGCCGAGTACATTGCCGAGTTCCGCGCACTGCTCGACAGCCACGGCCTGCAATACGGCATGTTCGGGCATGTCGATGCCGGCGTATTGCACGTGCGGCCGATCCTCGACATGAAAGATCCGGCCCAGGCAGCATTGATTCGGCCATTGTCGAACGCCGTCGCGGCGCTGGCGCAAAAGCATGGCGGCCTGCTGTGGGGCGAGCATGGCAAAGGCCTGCGCTCGCAGTACGTGCCCGAGTACTTCGGCGAGCTGTACCCGGCGTTGCAAGCGCTGAAGGCGGCATTCGACCCCGGCAATCAGCTGAATCCCGGCAAGATCGCGACCCCCAGCAGTGTGCCCGATGCACGGCTGACGGCGGTGGATGAGGTGACCCTGCGCGGTGAACTGGATCGCACCATCGATGAGCGCGTGTGGCAGCACTACGAGTCCGCTGTGCACTGCAACGGCAACGGCGCCTGCTACAACTTCGACCCCAATGACGCCATGTGCCCGTCCTGGAAGGCCACGCGCAACCGCATTCATTCGCCCAAGGGCCGCGCCTCGCTGATTCGCGAGTGGCTGCGACGCCAGGGCGAGCAGGGCGTCAATGTGCTGGACGGCGCCGCCAAGGTGCGGCCACTGGTGGCGCGGCTATGGAACACCCTGCGTGGGCGTGGGGATTTTTCCCACGAGGTCTATGACGCGATGGCCGGCTGCCTGGCCTGCAAATCCTGCGCGGGGCAGTGCCCGGTCAAGGTCAACGTGCCGGATTTCCGAGCGCGCTTTCTCGAGTTGTACCACAGCCGCTATCTGCGCCCGCTCAAGGATTACCTGATCGGCTCGCTGGAGTTCAGCATTCCGCATCTAGCCCATTTTCCCCGCGCGTACAACGCGGTGATGGGCGCTGCTCCGGTGCGCTGGCTGCTGGAGCATGGCGCAGGGATGGTCGACAGCCCGCTGTTCAGCGCAGTCGACTTCCAGGCGGCGTGCAACCGCTGGCAGGTCAAGCTGGCCACGCCTCGCGCGTTGGCTGTGTTGTCGGATACCGAACGCCAGCGCAGTGTGGTGCTGGTCCAGGATGCCTTTACCCGCTACTTCGAGACGCCGCTGCTGGCCGAATGGCTGGAGACCCTGTCGCGCCTTGGCTATCAGGTGTACCTGGCGCCGTTCATGGCCAACGGCAAGCCGTTGCAGGTGCAAGGCTTCCTCGGCGCCTTCGCCAAGGCGGCGCGGCGCAATGCCCAGAGCCTGCTGCAGTTGCAGGCGTGCGGCGTGCCGTTGGTAGGGCTGGATCCGGCCATGACCCTGGTCTATCGCCAGGAATATGCGAAAACCCTCGGCGGCGACAACGCCCCCAACGTCGCTTTGCCCCAGGAGTGGCTGGCTGGCGTGCTGCCCAAGGCCGACGCGGACGCGACCGGCGAAACCTGGCAGTTCCTGCCACACTGCACCGAGAAAACCAACGCCCCGAACAGCATCGAGGCGTGGCGCCAGGTGTTCGAAAAGTTCGGCGCGCGCCTGGAGGTGCTGCCCAGCGGCTGCTGTGGGATGTCCGGCACCTATGGCCACGAAGCCCGCAACCTGCAGACCTCGCAGGTGATCTACGGGCAATCCTGGCAGCCACTGGTGGCCCGACATGGGCAGCAGGGCAGGCTGTTGGCGGATGGCTATTCGTGCCGCAGTCAGGTCAAGCGTCAGGATGGCCGCAGCTTGCAGCATCCGTTACAGGTGGTGCTGGCCAATTTGCGGGCGAGGGCGGCAGTGCAGTGA
- a CDS encoding LysR substrate-binding domain-containing protein: MNPKRLTPSMSLLLAFEAAARHCSFTKAADELALTQSAVSRQVQALEASLEVALFKREGRHIELTAAGALYQQELAGALARIRSATLQTIARKAEGDVLHLGVLPTFASKWLMPRMPEFYAGHPDNLVHIHSRIFPADLSRDASDMTALICAGSGDWPGFVAHRLLAEKMVVVASPAALPEQAGVALQSLTQQVLLNVVSRPHAWGEYFESIGMTPAATLRNGPSFELTAHLIQAVVAGIGIGLVPSILVQDELDSGALVALHAPTDSGRSYYLAYPAPYQQLPALKAFREWLLDHSFTEG, encoded by the coding sequence ATGAACCCCAAGCGTCTCACGCCGTCGATGTCCTTGCTGCTGGCCTTCGAGGCAGCAGCCCGGCATTGCAGCTTCACCAAGGCGGCCGATGAACTGGCGCTGACCCAGAGCGCCGTCAGCCGTCAGGTGCAGGCGCTGGAAGCTTCGCTAGAGGTGGCGCTGTTCAAGCGCGAGGGGCGGCATATCGAGCTGACCGCCGCCGGCGCCCTGTATCAACAGGAACTGGCCGGTGCCCTGGCCCGCATCCGCAGCGCCACCTTGCAGACCATCGCGCGCAAGGCCGAGGGTGACGTGCTGCACCTCGGGGTGTTGCCGACCTTCGCGTCGAAGTGGCTTATGCCGCGCATGCCGGAGTTCTACGCCGGCCACCCGGACAATCTGGTGCACATCCATTCACGGATATTCCCCGCCGACCTGTCCCGCGATGCCAGCGACATGACGGCGCTGATCTGCGCCGGCTCGGGCGATTGGCCGGGTTTCGTCGCGCACCGGTTGCTGGCCGAAAAGATGGTCGTGGTCGCCAGCCCGGCGGCCTTGCCCGAGCAGGCCGGGGTGGCGTTGCAGAGCCTGACTCAGCAGGTGCTGCTCAACGTCGTGTCGCGCCCGCATGCCTGGGGCGAGTATTTCGAGAGCATCGGCATGACGCCCGCCGCCACCCTGCGCAACGGGCCGAGCTTCGAGCTGACCGCGCACCTGATTCAGGCCGTAGTGGCAGGCATCGGTATCGGCCTGGTGCCCAGCATTCTGGTCCAGGACGAACTGGACAGCGGCGCCCTGGTTGCCCTGCACGCGCCCACCGACAGCGGCCGCAGCTACTATCTGGCGTACCCGGCGCCGTATCAGCAGTTGCCTGCACTCAAGGCTTTCAGGGAGTGGCTGCTGGATC